One stretch of Prunus persica cultivar Lovell chromosome G1, Prunus_persica_NCBIv2, whole genome shotgun sequence DNA includes these proteins:
- the LOC109946661 gene encoding actin-related protein 6-like: MIFAHSFGNSTISYKAKALTWTCFARMNQAGLVECIVLAVSSCHLHLHPVLHESDLPNSAFYLKEKKIYCQYLPLCLNVLASIILTGGSTLFPRLADRLERELRPLDITPQQDPMLGVWRGGSLFRHLWPVTI; this comes from the exons ATGATTTTTGCTCATTCCTTTGGGAACTCTACGATTTCTTATAAGGCAAAAGCGCTAACTTGGACCTGTTTTGCAAGAATGAATCAGGCTGGGTTAGTGGAGTGCATAGTTCTAGCTGTCAGTTCCtgccatcttcatcttcacccTGTACTCCATGAAAGTGACCTTCCAAACTCTGCATTttacttgaaagaaaaaaaaatttattgtcAGTACTTACCCTTGTGTCTGAATGTGTTGGCCAGCATTATTTTAACCGGGGGAAGCACACTATTTCCTCGACTTGCTGATAGACT AGAGAGGGAGCTGCGGCCTCTTGACATAACTCCTCAACAAGA CCCCATGCTAGGTGTCTGGCGAGGAGGATCTCTGTTTAGGCATCTTTGGCCAGTGACCATATAG